A region of the Epinephelus fuscoguttatus linkage group LG13, E.fuscoguttatus.final_Chr_v1 genome:
TCTGGGAAAGGCtgctctccctccccctcctccctccctctcctccatttTGAGTTTAATCAGCCGATTGGCATGGGGCATCACATGAGCCAAGCTCCTAATCTGATTTCACACTTTCCCGCACTCAGGCCCTGCTGCTGAAGTGGGCTAGATTCCAGTGGATAGGGCAGTTTTCAGAGCTGCCTCTTTTCAGTCCTGGTCCCCCAAACTGCCAAACGCAGCCCCCTAAACTTCTCCATGCAGCCTCCTGTTTGTCTCGGCTGCACGCCGCCTTCAGGCTGTAGCCCAGGGATATGTTTGAATTATCCCCAACGGAGTGTTTTacactcccccctcctcccttctGTCTTTCTGAGTTTATGTTTTCGTCTGATGCGTAGGAGGTGGAGACAGGGTGTGGTTGCTGCCTGTCGTTGTCAGCCTTTTAAATCTTGGTTAATGTGGTGCGGCGAGCTGCAAACTGACCACTagcctctgctgctgtaacgTATTATTGTGGTTGATGCAGTGACATGTATGTGTTTTTACGGAGGGCGCCATCCAAGGTTGTGTGCATAAACTGGATACAGTCAGCTCATTGTAAAGTGCCGTTGTGGTGATGTCCTTGACCTTGTGCTgtcagttctgtgtgtgtgtgtttgtgggagtGTGTGAGATACAGAGCAGTGAGTTTGCTTCTGTTGCCAGGCTGCAGGCCGCTCTCTCACACAAGTTGCCTAAAAGCAGATATTCGGATAAGAGCTGCAGTCAGTAGGACATCACATGGGGTGAAGCATCGTTTCACTGACCTGAGCTCgaactgtgtttgttttggagtgtgTGTGGTGGTTGTGTTTCAGCTCAGATGGTGCAGGAGAGGAGTCTGCATGTAGGGTGCTTGTTCTATAATCCACTCACTTGCAGCCCGCAGTAAGAAAAGACGCCTAATCTCCCCATTATTTACTTTTCCCTCAGTGCGAGGAGTCTCACTTGAGCCATTAGGTTTCACAGTGCACACGGCCGAGCTCACGTGCCCATTGTAGCTCCGCTTTGGTCCATCAGCACCACGGGTGATTTATTTGGCTCCCGCCCCTCTGTGCCAAGGGATCCAGTTTCTGCCTGGCTATTATGTGGCGCCCCGGAAACTGCAGCCGATACGCAGAAAGCTACAGCTAGTGTCTAATGGTTACAGCACGGGAGAAGAAAATCATTCACCGCCATTAGATTACAGCCACACTGATTCATGAGTATTGGTATTGTCCCGGCCTAATGGGAATCAGACGAGAAGTTTGATagcttttgtgtgtgtagtgCAGTTAGTATCGTGCTACCTAGCAGTGGCGGATAGATGGTTTGTTTTCAGAGCCTGGAGTCGAGCATCATTAGGGCGGATGATAAATTGCTGCTAAGTGGCTCTGTCAGTCGAGGGAATACACAGACGTTGTCCATACGTCCATTTATCCATCAGTTCCAAATGTGGTTAAGATAACTGCTGCACTTCTGTTTATGGCTTCAATTAGGTGAGATCTGGAGTTTATCTAATGCACTCAATTGTGCTGCTTCTCTCTGCATCTCCTTCCCATCCAGTGATGTTTCATGGCCCGCCGCCAGCCAAGATCAAACGAGAGCTGACTCCCTCCAAAGAGTTTTCGCCCTGTCGCCAGGACAGGAGTCCCATGCCCTACGGAGAGAAGTGCCTTTACAGCTACAGGTATGTAGATGATGATTACATCAGACAGCAGCCACCAGTATCGATCATCAGGAGTTCTgatcgtgtgtgtttgtgcccaCAGTGCCTGTGACAGGAAGCCCACTCCCGGGTTCAAGCCATTAACTCCCCCCTCGACGCCCGTCTCTCCTTGCGGCCCCACCAGCACAGCAGGGACGCACCCACTGAGTGAGCAGACCCCCCCTCCTCACCCCCATGTAGCCAACCCGACCCCAGGGCCACGTCCAGTGCACATACAGCAGCCTATCACGGCGAGCACAGGCTCTCCCAACCAGCAAGCACTCCCAGTCCACAGCCACAGCCCGCCCTTCGCCGTGCCGTGTGCACCAATCAACCAGGATGCCAACAGCTTCACACCTGAGCACAGGTGAGCACAGTCCGACCTCTTCATGTGGGCCTGGGCCGTTTGTTAGCTCTGGTTCCTGCACCAGTTGGAACCACACACTTCCCAGGCATTTGCAGATACACAAAGCACGTGTTAGCTTGACTCACTCAACAAACTTTCTTGCCTCCAACTAGCTGCACATGCCGATAGGTGCATTCAGGTGCTTTGCAAAAGTTCGCTCCCTTTTTTGGGGGGATAGAAAACCACATATCCTAGAGACATCAGTGCTATTTGACTTGTGTTTGGATTATAATTTTGACAAACTTGTATGCAAACAAATGTtaacgctaacgttagctctgcTAAACCCTGCTATCTGTTTGGTTCCAGCTAGGAACCAACTTTTCGGGTTCTGTAATAATGTATGTTTTGGTTGAGATGTTCAAATGGTTCAAAATGAAATGCACAAACGGCAACGGAACCTGTCCCGTTTTGGTAGAAAAGGGGATGTGAGAGTTTCTTTATTAGCTTTGTTTCCTTTGAGTCTCATCCACATTAATTTGCTGCTTTCTCCCCATCTTCAGGTTCCAGCGGCAGATGTCAGAGCCATGTCTACCTTTCCCCCCGTCAGAGAGTCAAGGGCGCCCCCAGTTCATGCCCCAGCCtcccagcagcaacaacagcctgCCACGTGACGGCCGGCCACCGTACCACCGCCAGATGTCAGAGCCATTGGTAGCCGTGCCACCCCAGGGGTTCAAGCAAGAACTCATCGACCCACGATACACAGAGCAGGGCGTACCCACCATGGGCCCCCCAGGTCCACCCCAGGGCCCCCCGCGTCAGGCCGCCTTCCACCCCATGGCCATCAAGCAGGAGCCTCGTGACTTCTGCTTCGATTCTGGTGAGTGGAGAcgatctgtgtatctgtgtctcAGCGCTGAAGTCCGTTGTTAGCTGTGTGAGAGTGACTGCCTCGGGCTGTGTGAAAGTAGAGCGGGCAGAGGGTGAGGAATGTGCCTGGCCATGTTTGTTCTGGGCACTAACACACGCCTGTGAGTTTTAGCACGCTGCAGCCGAGGCCTGAGCGCACAGGTGctcatttcacacacactctccctctcAAAGCCTAATCTGCATCATTCCTCCAGAGTCACGCCAGTAAAGTAAAAGTGGGTGTTTCAGCTCAGCCTAAGCCTCCAAGGGCAAAAGTAAATGGGTCATCCAGCCAGGTGCGGAGAACCTGTTCACTGAGCTTACCTGAAATAGATCTAGGCCAGTGCCCTCAGAGGACTTAGTGACCCGCAGCACAGCGACTCGATTGTAAGAACCTGGAAATCCTCAACTTGGGTTTTACAGAATACACAAGAGGCCAAATGGTGCCAGTCCTCTCAGAAAAAGCCTCGTCAAACAGTCATGGCAGAGATGCTGTTTACTCGCTGGGCTTAAATCAAACAAGCCTGAGCGACTGTCGGAGCATTGTTTGATCCCAACGCCCACACGCCCAGCTGTTGTTCCTGCTCTGTTGCATTAACATTTCCTGAAActctgaaactttttttttgttaatcttTTCTCGCTCACTCATACGCTCTCATTTCTTCTCTGCCTGGTGGGTGACCGGCTGGCCGGGCAGTGATGTAATGACAAATCCTCTTAGCTTCTTATGGCCTTTTAAATACCTACGTCACGGAGGCCTAGTATCTCTAGATGGATGGAAGAAGTGCATGTTCGGCATACTGACATGGAACATATTGTTACCGCAGCGTTGGTGGTCTGCAGACAGGGACAAAGCCATTTATGTCGATGTGAAGCCACAGCTTGAATCCATATGTCACCATATCAGCACTCATTACATAAATTTCCCAAAGTTGTTGTTTGATTCGGTCTTTCTGTACTCGCCCCGTGTGACTCAACAACAACGACTGCTTCCTGCAGACTCCTTCCTTTAAGTGAGGacaagaggagacagagagttGAGGAAACACTTGCTCAAGATTGATCTCTGGTTGTCTTATCagcagacaggaaacagaataATGGATGGGGGTTGGAGACGGTTGGTACGCACTGCAGAGACACTGTGAACGGAAGACAGGCCTTGACCCCTGAGGGGGAGGACTGGCGTAACTCGATTGTCATTGAGATTTAATACAGCGTCCATGGTGCTAATCTTATTTAAAGGCTTGGTGGACATGCGAGGGATGTTGTGCGCTGTGCAGTGTGCTCTGATCTGGGCTTTAGTCCACACCgaggtgtgtgtttatgtgtgtgtttggggatTGGGCATTTTTCTGGCACGGTTGAAGCTGCAGATGTGTACTGACCCTTTTATTTACGACCTAattttttataaattaaataatttttttaaatagtctgaaatttgaatttgtgaggtttTAGAAATTTTCTTTcatccatgtttttttaattttttttatttatttatgggcTTTTTTTGGGTCAAAAATAGGTcaactgtcttttcttttcacgtttctgatgttacaaaccTTCCACCGAACCAAGATTGTCTTATTATTCTATAATTTCaatacctgttggcaaaatgtaggtTAACCTAACACATGTGGTTCAATGATGTGAACATATGGTAGTGAGAAATTAGTTTGCCTCTCATTCCCACAGTCTTCTCCCACTGAAATAGTGCAGCTATCCAATGGCGTCTGGTAGCAAATTGAGGCAAAACATTTTCTAAATGTAAAGCTGATACGCAAATATATCTTCTCTTTTACAGATTATTTTGATGCAGAATCGACAAATACACCGTCGACATATTAGGCcctttatcttgtgtttctagagttgTGTGTTACTGTGGACACATAAGGAATTgttaaaatgttgtattttttaaaggtAGTTTGGTGTAATGCTTtacaccaggagcaggatgggaaacaCTCAGAAGGAATTTAGCAGTAGTCTTGCAAATATTGACCCTGCCAGATCCCCAGTCCCAAACCTTATTGCATGTGACAAAAAAATTCACAGTGCCTTCAGATGTGAGAGGATGTCAGACTTTAgcctttaaaaatgtcttttcaaATTTTAGTGCATGATAGGCAACGCCTGCAACTCTCAGATGAGAAAATAAAGACTGAAATCTGATTGAAAATGATGTTGAAGCTGTCTTAGAGAGCAATGaatttaactgtctgatacctgtagacagtCTTTAATCAGTGTGACACTGATATATCTTGGACTGAATGTCTCCTCACGGAGCAGATAAGTATCAAAGCTGTGTATCTTTGTACACAGTGGCAGTGATCCAAATATATCTGTCAGCTGCGATGTGGATTTTGATGCATTACACATTTGATATGACAGTGAGGATGTCTCTGGTCTAAATTTACACCCCCATCTTCTTTGTTTACAGAAGTGCCTAACTGTCAGTCATCGTTTGGGAGAGCGGGGAGCTTCTACCAAAATAACCATGAAAGTAAGTTGTCTCCTTTTGTCTTTATACATCTCAGATGTTTGAATTATCTCATTAGCAAGGTCCATCCTCTGTGACCCTGAGCCCTGTGACTTATTGAGCTGCTGAAGGCTCGGCGTCGGTTATAGCTGGGTGAAAGAATAGCGGTCAGCAGCGTTGAAATGACAGCTCAAGGGGGAAGTGAATCTGTGGATGTGCTGTGTGTAGCTGctccacacatacagtacatttctcACATCAGCAGCTGGCAGACGCCTCGCACAATACGAGCTTCCACTCTTGGGAAGCTGCCCAGCTTTATTGCTTTGCATGCAGTTTGGATCTCAGGGGGTGGACGTGGTCACTGGCCTTTCTGTCAGGGAGAAAAAACCCCGTTTCTCACGCTGTATCTGCTGTTCCACCTTCGTCTGATTCATGGTGTGTTTCTTTCTTGTTGTCAATTTCAGGTTTCTCCTTCGACAGAGatcctcagctgtactttgacGACACCTGTGTGGTCCCTGAAAGATTAGAGGGTAAGACTGACAAAATAATGTTGTAAAAACCCCAAAGTGGTGCTTAAGTAATTATACAAAATGTTTATTGAAAGCAATTTTCTTtagtaaaatacattttttaagtgcCAGACTTTTAACAATGGCATTTTCCTTGGGTGAATGCaatcacatgaaaaaaatatgattttaataattttttaataGTAACTATAAAACTGTAGAAAATTACATTAATGTTCCCTGATGATATAACcttatgaaagaaaaaataggGGACCAAGACAGCTTCCCTGAGGAACACCAAAAGGCAAATCATATTTTCCTGATCCCCAACAGTAACAGAAAGTACAGaatactgtctgtctgtaaaGTTATCTGCTGTGGGCTGAGTCCAGTCCTCTGACTGCTCACAGTGCATAATGAACAGCTAGTCCACTTCACAGTCACCATCTGGCAGGAATGTCTCACCACACTGCGGTCGTGGTGGAGTACAGTGCTGACTGACACTttatcctctctctttctccttctgccTCCTCCTTTACTTCTCTCCactctcttcttctgctgctcttCTTCCGCTCACAGGTAAAATCAAACAGGAGCCTGTTTATCGGGACGGACCTCCCTACCAGCGCCGCGGCTCCCTGCAGCTCTGGCAGTTCTTGGTCACATTACTGGATGACCCAGCCAACGGCCACTTCATCGCCTGGACTGGTCGCGGCATGGAGTTCAAACTCATTGAGCCTGAGGAGGTCGGTCCCCACTGTCCAGTTCTCATCCTTTGATTACAAGTTTCCTACATACGAATTCTTTGTAGCtaatatctgtctgtgtgtcttgtgtcACAGGTGGCTCGTCGCTGGGGCATTCAGAAGAACAGACCGGCCATGAACTACGACAAGCTGAGCCGCTCGCTGCGTTACTACTACGAGAAGGGCATCATGCAGAAGGTAAAGGCACGTTAACccattttcctttcctctccctccaccctcctccctcaGTGACATTGTGCTGCGTGGGGGATAAAACAGTCCAGATAGTGATAATGGATTACAGCGACAGGGGGGTGCTCTGATGCAGAGTCTTATCTCAGCCAGAGGCTAAGTAGTCGCAGTGAAAACCAGCCTGCAGGCCTCGTCTTCTCCCAAAGATATTAGTCTGTTTATGTGTAGTGTTCAGATTTCAACCATGAACAAAGAGAATTTGTCTCAGTTTGAGGTGGATCAGTCTTGAGATCAGACTATTCTGCAAAagaaattacagttaaatatatAATGTTATGCATGCACTCAAAATGCAAAAGTAGCATTAAAGGGTAGggttggtatttttcaacctggatgtttttttgtgtccaagtgactaacaggaacaagatttttttaaattggctaCAACTTAACCGCTCTGGGCAGTTGTGCATCGTCAGTTTATGTCCACTAATAGTCTTTgtgtttgccactgacaggctcagactgttacTGTAGGTGTctgacacttagaataataatctgagcctgtcagtgacaaaaacataaattgatACTGAACAAATGCCCCACATGGtttcattgcagcctgtttcacccCTGTCAGCCACAACGGTCTTGCTCAGTACTGGACTAGTTAAAAATTGTTGCTCCCATTCGTCACTTCGACACAAAACTTACAGAAAAACTTTCCAGACATGAAACGCTGAACTTCAGTCGGACGGTTTCAAATGTGAGGTAACGTCTTTTGTTTGGTCTCTCAGGTGGCTGGTGAGAGGTACGTGTACAAGTTTGTGTGCGACCCCGAGGCTCTCTTCTCCATGGCCTTCCCCGACAACCAGAGGCCCAACCTGAAGGTCGACCCCGACAGCCTGCCGGGGCTGGACGACGACACCGTGCCCCTCACCCACTACGAGGAAAACGCTCCCTACCTGCTGGACGGTGGGGAGCAGTGCGTGGCAGGCTTGCCCTTCCCGGACGGCTACGGCTACTAAACGAGCAGCGGAGTCCTGATGCACAACATACACGTACACGCAGACACTCCCAAAAAGTTCTCGACGCCCCACTCTTAAAATCCAGAGCTGGAACTGCTGAGCTGCTTGGAAAGGAAAAAAACCCTCGCGCTCTGCTCCTTCGTGGtttcctctcctgctccctGGAAAACCTTCATAAAACTCTGTAAAGCTCCCAAGCTAAGAATGAATGAGGGAAAAAATGCCTGCGACAGCTCTTCTACCGCGCCATCATATGAGAGAGAGGGTTGTGAAACCAGCGAGGGTGAACTGGACTGCAAGGGGCTGCTGTTGCTATGGAGACCAAATGAAAGCGAGGCCACACGCCGCCAACTTTAAAAGAACTGACACAACCCCCCGTTTGTACGAGACTGCAAGAGTTGTTGCATTTCTGATTTTGTGACAATCTGcttttcttaaaaaacaatcaAGTAACCAACtgagtcaaaacaaatctgaaGAGATATTCGCAATGCAGCACTATTCTATAGTTGCCTTTTGGGTCCCCCCATTTTCATGTCACCACATCTGAACTACGAGATCCGTGAAAGGGCTTTAATTTGCAAAAACGgattgacaaaaaaacaacacacgaCATATTCTAAACCCACagatcagtttgttttctgtaGATAGAAGTacacttttcttttgtttaaatatgccagctgttttacagttttgttgACTTTAGAGACCCAGAACTCTCAGGTTTCTGGGGCGTTGCTGTATTTCAGGCTAGTCGGTCGGGCTGCTCTCTCGTGTAAATGTTCCGTTCTTTAATCGTCGTAAGAGATTGTATCTGCTTCCCTTTAGAGACTGCACCCCACAGTAGGAGCCCACAGTCTATACAGTACCCTCCTCTCATGTCTGTTCATCACTGCTGGGTCCTTTTATCGCTACAAGTTCAGAGATGGTCAGCACTCCCATCTCCTCCATTTCAAAAGGGATACATCCGTACATATTTTCCCCAGAGGCGCTGATACTTCATAAAAGTTATTCTGTATGATAAATGGTCACATTGCTCCtcctttttgtatttctgtctggGTGCTTAATGTTTCCTTGGCAGTGTACTAGTTCCTCTGATGCACCAGTATGGCAGGAGCATCAGGATgttgcatgcaaaaaaaaaacaaaaggtgaaaTTTGGACACCTTCTCTTTGACACCTCTCTGCCAGTCACAAGTTGTCAACTGGAGGCTTCTCTTTGCATGGTGTAATCAGTCCAGACTGTGTGTCCACTAACATATCGCTTTACTGTCTTTGGACAAAGAAGATATTTGTGATAttctctgcattttttttgtgttcatTATCTATGTTTCTGAATGGGGGGCGAAGACAAACGTAtataaagtatatatttttgCTATAAGGCtgcatttgttttgattttaatgtATAAGCTGTATAGTTCTGGCTCTAATAGACATGTACCTTTTTAAAAACCAATCTCAAACCCTCTTGATGCTACTACTGCAGACTGTTTGTTTAAGAGGCCTCTGGAGAATGGATGAGAAGATGTTATTATCTTGCctgtaaagtgtgtgtgagtgtgtgtgcaaaggCCGGAGTTCCACCAAAGGCCACGGTGAAGACACACATTATATTATGGGATCCAGCCCGGGCACAGGGATTGTCTGCACTTGTATAGGCTTCAGtctccccccaccccccctcacAATGTGTTTCTTACACGGCTGAGTTTATGATAATCTGTACTGGGTACAATAAACGGTCCTTTATGCTTCACTGCCTGCAGTCCTGGTGTGTTTCATCATCCTCtacacccctcctcctcctcctcctcctcctgctcacagtcagtcagtcagtcagctgacTGGTTGCTGTGGTCTGGCAGTCACTGTGCTTGACCTGGCTGATTTCTGAGTCACATGCTTCTCCTGACTCTTTCTGGTACACTTCTGAGTAAATGATTACTCTCTTTTAACCTGTAGGAAAAATGTGTCTGAGCAACATCTGGTTGGCTGTGTACGAGAAGAAACACTCCATGTTTCAGTAGTTGTTTGTAATTAGTgcttaaataaatgtttcactGCTGGAGGGAGAGTCTGCTGATAAGTCTGGGCTGTCTGTGCAGCAGAGAGACGCAAATACTTTAATCAACTACATGatcagagaaaacaggaaaagagcTGTGGCATTTGCTCAAGTGCAAGAAGTAGAAAACCTGCAAcgaccagaatgcactgcactgcatcAATGAaagctcctgctggtgggtgaggTAATGTGAGTTTAtaagttttgaaaaagaaaacaaaatggcagccagctggtaacaaacaggCTGGAACTGCAGTTTAACAGTAAGACaaagtgtttctgaaaacacttgATACCAAAATAGACACAGTGACAGAACCTTGGTTCAtttttgatcagcactgcctagttttactgtcAATCTCTCTGTTTATACAAATGCTATGTTGAACCCACTTcctgacttcctgttcacaaGTTCTCATATTACacccaaacagtgcactaaaatatgtttctgaagatattttaggcaagaaatagtcaatacagtaacagaattgTGGTTCATGGTTGATCAGTTCTgcttaattttattattattcaccCATTCACCCACTCACCCATGTGTAGAATTTCACTTCCTGCACTTCTTGATGTAATTGGAGATGTTCAAGTTGTTAggataaaagaaacaaacaaaaaaaaatctcaaactgttttaataacatttatccaaaactaaaatgtgtCAGGTTGTGCCTCATGATGCTAAATGACCCCCGTCAGTGTTACATTATTATATAACTGGATGACTTTTATTTATCATGTTAGTGGGACTTAAAATCTGTAGTTTGCCAAGGAGGAGCTCATTTTAAATCTTCATATGCTGCAGAGTTGTTCTGTaacaatatacagtattttgtgtgtgaaatatGAATCTGAAAAGCAACGAACAACTAAAGCTGTTTAATAAGTATCTAAGAATGGAGTACCTGtataaatgtactgtatgttacatGTTGGATCTGAGTGAGGGTTGTTTGAGCTGATTGTGTGTTATCTTGTTTGTGACTTGTGAGCTGTGCGATGTTTCACAACCGTCTTGTgatgtttgtttcatttaatcACCTCACTAAGATTTCCCAACATCTGAGCCGCTTCCCTGAGGCAGCGTGTTTTTGGCCTGGAATATCGCCGTGTTGTTAAGTGACGTATGTAGAGGGATGGTATCTGATCTGTGTGATAAGACCGTGAGGCTTTAGGCCGGGGCTTTGTTTTGATGGCCAGCCTGCAGCACTCTGCCTGGTGTTGAGTCAGAGCCTCATCAAACCACAGAGTGTAAAAGCCGAGCTCTGGTCTCCAGTAACGCAGCCTGGCAGGCAACTTTCCATTGATTGAGAGAGCAGAGTGCCTTTGAATGCTATAAAAGACCTTTTAGTGCGCTCATGGGAGGTGCTCTGCCctcatattgtgtgtgtgtgtgtgtgtgtgtgtgtgtgtgtgtgtgtgtgtgtgtgagtgtcaagGCTGCCAGCGCTCataacacattgtttttttgaTAAACACTTCAGACAGTGGAGATaaagttttcctttttgtttactGGGCAGTGCCTCATTAATACACAACAGCAGAAATGCATATTATCGTAGAAACTGAAATATGAATGTTCACACCTCAGCTGTGAGGCGCCCACAGTCCTCTTGTCAGATTCAGATGGAACAATGCTTCACTGTCACAAACACACCTTGAGACTGTCCAGTGTTTGAGCGTGAAAGTTCACTCAGGTCCTTGGAAACACTTTGACAACAACATTTGAACTAAAGTCCACTTCCTCGTGTTGTTCCGGAGGAAATGGACGTggtattaatattttttaacatgtgTCCAGTATCTGTGTAAAGCAGAGGTGAGGGACGATTGATACGGCAAAGTATCATGATATCTTCGTGCAGGAATAACCTATCATtgcacagtgccaagtatcaattttttttataatataaaTTATTGATATTACAAATATGAATTAAActtggggagcccttctgtgcagagtttgcatgttctccttgtgtcagcgtgggtttcctccaggtgctccgacatgttctccctgtgtcagtgtgggtttcctccaggtgctccgacatgttctccctgtgtcagcgtgggtttcctccaggtgctccgacatgttctccctgtgtcagtgtgggtttcctccaggtgctctgacatgttctccctgtgtcagtgtgggtttcctccaggtgctctgacatgttctccctgtgtcagtgtgggtttcctccaggtgctctgacatgttctccctgtgtcagtgtgggtttcctccaggtgctccgacatgttctccctgtgtcagcgtgggtttcctccaggtgctctgacatgttctccctgtgtcagtgtgggtttcctccaggtgctctgacatgttctccctgtgtcagcgtgggtttcctccaggtgctctgacatgttctccctgtgtcagtgtgggtttcctccaggtgctctgacatgttctccctgtgtcagtgtgggtttcctccaggtgctctgacatgttctccctgtgtcagcgtgggtttcctccaggtgctctgacatgttctccctgtgtcattgtgggtttcctccaggtgctctgacatgttctccctgtgtcattgtgggtttcctccaggtgctcccacatgttctccctgtgtcagcgtgggtttcctccaggtgctccgacatgttctccctgtgtcagtgtgggtttcctccaggtgctcccacatgttctccccgtgtcagcgtgggtttcctccaggtgctccagcttcctcccacagtccaaagacatgccggttaattggtgactctaaattgtccgtcgTCACCATAAGAGTCTGCATGCATAatatcactaaaattaggtggtgaaaaagtggatatattgatatcggtTGTCGGCCAAATAAGAAGTGAAATACTGGCATATTGGATATTGGGAAAAAAATCCCTATCAGCGTCCacacatttgctaattagctctGAACACAAAGTACAACTAAAGCCATGTCATTAGTTTGGTCAAAAGAtgacctcatggtggcgctatGTGAAAATTctgaggatcaccaaagttataaAACTTCCTCCTGTAGGAAACAT
Encoded here:
- the etv5a gene encoding ETS translocation variant 5a isoform X3; this encodes MDGFYDQQVPFMVPPSQHKSHVEEPSHNRPLNDRKRKFVDTELAQDTEELFQDLSQLQEIWIAEAQVPDDEQFVPDFQSDSLMFHGPPPAKIKRELTPSKEFSPCRQDRSPMPYGEKCLYSYSACDRKPTPGFKPLTPPSTPVSPCGPTSTAGTHPLSEQTPPPHPHVANPTPGPRPVHIQQPITASTGSPNQQALPVHSHSPPFAVPCAPINQDANSFTPEHRFQRQMSEPCLPFPPSESQGRPQFMPQPPSSNNSLPRDGRPPYHRQMSEPLVAVPPQGFKQELIDPRYTEQGVPTMGPPGPPQGPPRQAAFHPMAIKQEPRDFCFDSEVPNCQSSFGRAGSFYQNNHESFSFDRDPQLYFDDTCVVPERLEGKIKQEPVYRDGPPYQRRGSLQLWQFLVTLLDDPANGHFIAWTGRGMEFKLIEPEEVARRWGIQKNRPAMNYDKLSRSLRYYYEKGIMQKVAGERYVYKFVCDPEALFSMAFPDNQRPNLKVDPDSLPGLDDDTVPLTHYEENAPYLLDGGEQCVAGLPFPDGYGY
- the etv5a gene encoding ETS translocation variant 5a isoform X1, whose translation is MDGFYDQQVPFMVPPSQHKSHVEEPSHNRPLNDRKRKFVDTELAQDTEELFQDLSQLQEIWIAEAQVPDDEQFVPDFQSDSLMFHGPPPAKIKRELTPSKEFSPCRQDRSPMPYGEKCLYSYSACDRKPTPGFKPLTPPSTPVSPCGPTSTAGTHPLSEQTPPPHPHVANPTPGPRPVHIQQPITASTGSPNQQALPVHSHSPPFAVPCAPINQDANSFTPEHRFQRQMSEPCLPFPPSESQGRPQFMPQPPSSNNSLPRDGRPPYHRQMSEPLVAVPPQGFKQELIDPRYTEQGVPTMGPPGPPQGPPRQAAFHPMAIKQEPRDFCFDSEVPNCQSSFGRAGSFYQNNHESFSFDRDPQLYFDDTCVVPERLEGKIKQEPVYRDGPPYQRRGSLQLWQFLVTLLDDPANGHFIAWTGRGMEFKLIEPEEVARRWGIQKNRPAMNYDKLSRSLRYYYEKGIMQKVKVAGERYVYKFVCDPEALFSMAFPDNQRPNLKVDPDSLPGLDDDTVPLTHYEENAPYLLDGGEQCVAGLPFPDGYGY
- the etv5a gene encoding ETS translocation variant 5a isoform X2; the encoded protein is MDGFYDQQVPFMVPPSHKSHVEEPSHNRPLNDRKRKFVDTELAQDTEELFQDLSQLQEIWIAEAQVPDDEQFVPDFQSDSLMFHGPPPAKIKRELTPSKEFSPCRQDRSPMPYGEKCLYSYSACDRKPTPGFKPLTPPSTPVSPCGPTSTAGTHPLSEQTPPPHPHVANPTPGPRPVHIQQPITASTGSPNQQALPVHSHSPPFAVPCAPINQDANSFTPEHRFQRQMSEPCLPFPPSESQGRPQFMPQPPSSNNSLPRDGRPPYHRQMSEPLVAVPPQGFKQELIDPRYTEQGVPTMGPPGPPQGPPRQAAFHPMAIKQEPRDFCFDSEVPNCQSSFGRAGSFYQNNHESFSFDRDPQLYFDDTCVVPERLEGKIKQEPVYRDGPPYQRRGSLQLWQFLVTLLDDPANGHFIAWTGRGMEFKLIEPEEVARRWGIQKNRPAMNYDKLSRSLRYYYEKGIMQKVKVAGERYVYKFVCDPEALFSMAFPDNQRPNLKVDPDSLPGLDDDTVPLTHYEENAPYLLDGGEQCVAGLPFPDGYGY
- the etv5a gene encoding ETS translocation variant 5a isoform X4 yields the protein MDGFYDQQVPFMVPPSHKSHVEEPSHNRPLNDRKRKFVDTELAQDTEELFQDLSQLQEIWIAEAQVPDDEQFVPDFQSDSLMFHGPPPAKIKRELTPSKEFSPCRQDRSPMPYGEKCLYSYSACDRKPTPGFKPLTPPSTPVSPCGPTSTAGTHPLSEQTPPPHPHVANPTPGPRPVHIQQPITASTGSPNQQALPVHSHSPPFAVPCAPINQDANSFTPEHRFQRQMSEPCLPFPPSESQGRPQFMPQPPSSNNSLPRDGRPPYHRQMSEPLVAVPPQGFKQELIDPRYTEQGVPTMGPPGPPQGPPRQAAFHPMAIKQEPRDFCFDSEVPNCQSSFGRAGSFYQNNHESFSFDRDPQLYFDDTCVVPERLEGKIKQEPVYRDGPPYQRRGSLQLWQFLVTLLDDPANGHFIAWTGRGMEFKLIEPEEVARRWGIQKNRPAMNYDKLSRSLRYYYEKGIMQKVAGERYVYKFVCDPEALFSMAFPDNQRPNLKVDPDSLPGLDDDTVPLTHYEENAPYLLDGGEQCVAGLPFPDGYGY